A stretch of Shewanella dokdonensis DNA encodes these proteins:
- the smrB gene encoding endonuclease SmrB yields MSKEPHKEGLAEFQQLVEGITPLPQDKRHFRPPVKTRQQLADKVVQLQATSYFSDIYQPLLPVNGPMRWCREDVDAMELKRLRRGDYTPELLLDLHGYRQTEAKLEIAALIQACIREHLLCCSVMHGHGSGILKQQVPMWLAQHPQVKAFHQAPREWGGDAAILVLVDIGDHPHRR; encoded by the coding sequence ATGAGCAAAGAACCCCATAAAGAAGGGCTGGCGGAGTTTCAACAACTCGTTGAAGGCATTACGCCCCTGCCCCAAGACAAACGCCATTTTCGCCCACCGGTGAAAACTCGTCAGCAGTTGGCCGATAAGGTAGTGCAACTGCAGGCAACGAGTTATTTTTCTGATATTTATCAGCCATTGTTACCAGTAAATGGGCCCATGCGTTGGTGTCGTGAAGATGTTGATGCCATGGAGTTAAAGCGTTTAAGACGCGGCGACTATACCCCAGAGCTTTTATTAGATTTACATGGCTACCGGCAAACCGAGGCAAAACTGGAAATCGCGGCATTGATTCAAGCGTGTATTCGTGAGCATCTGCTGTGTTGCAGTGTCATGCACGGTCATGGCAGTGGCATTCTCAAACAACAGGTGCCTATGTGGCTGGCACAACATCCGCAAGTAAAAGCCTTCCATCAAGCGCCACGGGAATGGGGCGGCGACGCGGCTATTCTGGTGCTGGTTGATATTGGTGATCACCCACACCGCCGTTAA
- the sixA gene encoding phosphohistidine phosphatase SixA → MQLYLMRHGEAGHEAKYDRERSLTESGLHHVALMSEWLKSTGVKFQLVLVSPYLRTQQTWQEVSQHFPAPRKCKVLDELVPAADPEMAARLVLAYAEQYQAENVLVLSHMPLLGYMVSELVAGVEPPLFATSSVALVDIMGRHAELMWQQTAHSIS, encoded by the coding sequence ATGCAGCTATATTTGATGCGCCACGGGGAAGCTGGCCACGAAGCAAAGTATGACAGGGAACGGTCATTAACAGAGTCCGGTCTCCATCATGTTGCCTTGATGAGCGAGTGGCTTAAATCAACTGGCGTCAAATTTCAGTTGGTATTGGTAAGTCCTTATCTGCGGACGCAACAGACGTGGCAGGAAGTGTCGCAACATTTTCCAGCGCCGCGTAAATGTAAGGTGCTGGACGAACTAGTGCCAGCCGCCGATCCTGAAATGGCTGCTAGGTTGGTACTGGCATATGCCGAACAGTATCAAGCTGAAAATGTCTTGGTGCTGTCGCACATGCCGTTACTTGGCTATATGGTGAGTGAATTAGTTGCTGGGGTGGAACCGCCATTGTTTGCTACATCATCAGTGGCGCTGGTGGATATTATGGGTCGCCACGCCGAATTAATGTGGCAGCAAACTGCCCATAGTATTAGTTAG
- a CDS encoding EAL domain-containing protein, translating into MTNALLSERVIFQRLGIHYKRLHYPAHSLSKLLCLFFFTSFFLTATCLADESDEATSQPPVLLNAETYGVSDGLSQSTVTSVAEDADGYIWIGTLNGLNRFDGKEFKQFYANDETGLKSSFIRSVFYDNKKNILLVGTDEDLYQFDATNEKFLSLNIKKYINNIDNYENNILVGTPDDTFIIDDSGKLLKKVSSEGIDVKNTLSIKDNIFLLSRDGDLIKNNKIIKKNINLITKFKDKIYTLSDKNISFIENDETQKFYSDSDYIFSGNEKLYSIRKNSLYQLYENGESKFIGEISAKNQLNNIFISRRLKNSIFISNLNEGFILIKDASNIINRLSALNSPVWSIKSNNNQNYVISDQSSKIKIYDKNLHLEYVEDTEIDGAKSSTLINNELYIGMKNGLFILNINTKEKQKILNTPISVIRNILNKLIVGTPSGYVYIINPETNYIENKLTIDNNNPIFDISNYNNEVIIASQGGIFNFDIESPKEIKQLYSSDIVFCATSDEKSIFFGTTHGIYRHNKSSKENSLLFSNKKPIFSIIKTHNNIVASSLNEILIINKNQNNNEEEYTTFPITTTNGSQVEYNTQSIAKYGKGLILGGIEGISYVDLEKMDQFIKSQRPPKTLIKSLLIFNIPQNIDNIHLEESISKAKKITLKYSEYPFTLQFISPTLGISNTEYQYRLKGLSDTWISAKNINSATYTNLSPGNYEFNVYAINPITGEKGIMNKLEINITPPWWLSSIAKITYILLLAFVIFIITKIILRRREIQRQIALSEERLKLSLWGSGDEMWDWDIESGKIYRSNIWGSLEFPRDGQRSGQKGEESNIHPQDQERVRDALNRHFYGETDHFEATYRVRSKNGEWLWILDRAKIVERDDKDHALRMTGTIKNISSFKTAEEQLRLFERAIENISEGVFILDTDFNFVELNEAACNITRYTKEQSIGRPILFEKYSADYNKQIKQLLRQQGQWNTEIESIRGDGSVFLMELTIDAIYDEQGLLTHYVGVFSDISHRKQQEEELRRLTNNDLLTGLPNRSNLQVTLENLVKKDHHHTLMILDLDNFKKINDSLGHQVGDDLLCQVSSRIAGIIPKHTSLYRLGGDEFAILVDKNPDIGSSALIANDVIEAFNEPFTLSGEDLVVGVSIGIVLYPEDEQNEQALLRKADIAMYHAKSAGGNRYQFYSESLNRNALRQLEVESLIREGLKDDLFEVYFQPKISLRTGKLAGMEALVRLNHPQYGLIPPVEFIPLAEETGLIVEVGDVVLKKACFAAQKWREDGLFTGRVAVNLSSRQFALPDLQTRIESILRLTRLPANNLELEITEGTVIKQPEKAIKVMQQLTRMGISLALDDFGTGYSSLSYLKRFPIHTLKIDKAFVDDIDKSDRDLKMVDSIITIAHNMGLSVVGEGVEQAAQLNILRALNCEEIQGFIYSKAISENEFTEYLKQDNTISTNQWDGTN; encoded by the coding sequence TTGACAAACGCTTTACTTTCTGAAAGAGTTATCTTTCAGAGACTTGGCATCCACTATAAAAGATTACATTATCCTGCACATTCACTTTCAAAGTTGCTCTGTCTGTTCTTCTTTACGTCTTTCTTTCTGACAGCAACATGCCTTGCCGATGAGTCTGATGAAGCAACATCGCAGCCTCCAGTCCTACTCAACGCTGAAACTTACGGCGTTTCCGACGGATTATCACAAAGTACGGTAACTTCTGTCGCTGAAGATGCCGATGGCTATATCTGGATCGGCACATTAAATGGATTAAATCGGTTTGATGGCAAAGAATTTAAACAGTTTTATGCGAATGATGAAACTGGTTTAAAAAGCTCTTTTATCCGTAGTGTTTTTTATGATAACAAAAAAAATATATTATTAGTCGGCACGGATGAAGATTTGTATCAGTTTGATGCTACCAATGAAAAATTTCTCAGTCTAAATATAAAGAAATATATAAATAACATCGATAATTATGAAAATAACATTTTAGTTGGAACTCCTGATGATACATTTATTATTGATGATTCTGGAAAATTATTAAAAAAGGTAAGCAGCGAAGGTATTGATGTAAAAAACACATTATCTATAAAAGATAATATATTTTTACTTTCAAGAGATGGTGATTTAATCAAGAACAACAAAATAATTAAAAAAAATATTAACCTCATAACAAAGTTCAAAGATAAAATCTATACTTTAAGCGATAAAAATATCTCTTTTATAGAGAATGATGAAACTCAGAAATTTTATAGTGATTCTGATTATATCTTTAGTGGGAATGAAAAATTATATTCAATAAGAAAAAATTCTCTCTATCAATTATATGAAAATGGAGAGTCTAAATTCATTGGTGAGATCAGCGCCAAAAACCAATTAAATAACATTTTCATATCAAGAAGGTTAAAAAATTCGATTTTCATTTCAAATTTAAATGAAGGTTTTATTTTAATAAAAGATGCTAGCAACATAATAAATAGATTGTCAGCATTAAATTCCCCCGTGTGGTCAATAAAGAGCAATAATAATCAAAACTATGTTATTTCAGACCAATCAAGTAAAATTAAAATTTATGACAAAAATCTACATCTAGAATACGTTGAGGATACAGAAATAGATGGGGCTAAATCCTCAACCTTGATTAATAATGAATTATATATAGGGATGAAAAATGGACTTTTCATATTAAACATTAATACAAAAGAAAAACAAAAAATACTAAACACTCCTATATCAGTAATAAGAAACATACTAAACAAATTAATAGTCGGAACTCCATCAGGTTATGTATATATTATAAATCCAGAAACAAATTACATTGAAAATAAATTGACAATTGATAATAACAATCCAATTTTTGATATCAGTAATTATAATAATGAAGTTATAATCGCCTCTCAAGGTGGAATATTCAACTTCGATATAGAAAGTCCAAAAGAAATAAAACAACTCTATAGCTCAGATATAGTATTTTGTGCCACATCAGATGAAAAATCCATTTTCTTTGGAACTACGCATGGAATTTATAGACATAATAAATCTTCTAAAGAAAATAGTTTGTTATTTTCTAATAAAAAACCGATATTTTCGATTATAAAAACTCATAATAACATAGTAGCCTCATCACTTAATGAAATTTTAATAATTAATAAAAATCAAAATAATAACGAAGAAGAGTATACAACTTTTCCAATAACTACAACGAATGGTTCTCAAGTTGAGTACAATACTCAAAGCATTGCAAAGTATGGTAAAGGTCTAATTTTAGGTGGAATTGAAGGCATTAGTTATGTAGATCTAGAAAAAATGGATCAATTTATCAAAAGTCAAAGACCGCCCAAAACTTTAATAAAATCATTGTTAATATTCAACATACCACAAAATATTGACAATATTCATTTAGAAGAATCTATTTCAAAAGCAAAAAAAATTACATTAAAGTACTCAGAATATCCATTTACTTTACAGTTTATCTCACCAACACTTGGCATATCTAACACAGAATATCAATATCGCTTAAAAGGATTATCAGACACATGGATATCTGCAAAGAATATTAACTCAGCGACATATACTAATCTTTCACCTGGCAATTATGAGTTTAATGTATATGCCATTAATCCTATAACCGGTGAAAAAGGTATTATGAACAAACTAGAAATAAATATCACACCACCATGGTGGCTTTCTAGTATCGCCAAAATAACATATATTCTGCTATTAGCATTCGTTATATTTATAATCACAAAAATTATTCTAAGAAGAAGAGAAATACAACGCCAAATTGCACTCAGTGAAGAACGACTAAAGCTCTCGTTGTGGGGAAGTGGTGACGAGATGTGGGACTGGGATATCGAGTCAGGCAAAATATATCGTTCCAACATCTGGGGATCTTTGGAATTTCCACGTGATGGTCAACGTTCTGGTCAGAAAGGAGAAGAAAGCAATATTCATCCCCAAGATCAAGAACGTGTTAGAGACGCATTAAATCGCCACTTTTACGGTGAGACTGATCATTTCGAGGCAACTTACCGAGTAAGAAGTAAAAATGGCGAGTGGTTATGGATACTTGATAGAGCCAAGATTGTTGAACGTGATGATAAAGATCATGCTTTACGCATGACTGGCACGATTAAAAATATCAGCAGTTTTAAGACCGCAGAAGAACAATTAAGATTATTTGAAAGAGCTATCGAAAATATTTCAGAAGGCGTCTTTATTCTCGATACTGACTTTAACTTTGTAGAATTAAATGAAGCGGCTTGTAACATTACACGTTATACCAAAGAACAAAGTATTGGCAGGCCTATATTATTTGAGAAATATTCAGCAGACTACAATAAACAAATTAAACAGCTATTAAGACAACAAGGTCAGTGGAATACAGAAATTGAATCCATTCGCGGTGATGGTTCGGTTTTCTTAATGGAGCTGACTATCGATGCAATTTATGATGAGCAAGGTTTATTGACCCATTATGTTGGTGTTTTTTCAGATATATCACATCGAAAACAGCAAGAAGAAGAACTACGTCGTTTGACCAACAATGATCTCCTAACGGGCTTACCAAACCGCTCTAATCTACAAGTTACACTAGAAAACCTAGTTAAAAAGGATCATCACCATACACTCATGATCCTTGATTTAGACAATTTTAAGAAAATTAATGATTCACTAGGGCATCAAGTTGGCGATGATTTACTGTGCCAGGTATCTTCCCGTATCGCGGGCATAATTCCCAAACACACCAGTCTCTACCGATTAGGCGGAGATGAATTTGCTATTCTGGTAGATAAAAATCCGGATATTGGCTCCAGTGCACTCATTGCCAATGATGTTATTGAAGCTTTCAATGAACCATTCACCCTATCAGGGGAAGACTTGGTCGTAGGAGTTAGTATTGGCATCGTACTCTATCCTGAAGATGAACAAAACGAACAAGCACTGCTGAGAAAAGCGGATATTGCTATGTATCATGCAAAATCGGCAGGAGGTAACAGATATCAGTTCTATTCAGAATCTCTCAATCGCAATGCATTACGACAATTAGAAGTAGAAAGCCTTATTCGTGAAGGGCTAAAAGATGATCTCTTTGAAGTCTATTTTCAGCCAAAAATAAGTTTGCGCACGGGCAAATTGGCAGGCATGGAGGCATTGGTAAGGCTAAATCATCCCCAATATGGGTTAATTCCTCCAGTAGAGTTTATCCCGCTCGCCGAAGAAACAGGGTTGATTGTCGAAGTTGGCGATGTCGTATTAAAGAAAGCCTGCTTTGCGGCTCAAAAATGGCGCGAAGACGGATTATTTACCGGAAGAGTCGCTGTCAATTTATCGTCACGGCAGTTTGCGCTACCGGACCTACAAACCCGAATAGAGTCAATTTTACGTCTCACTCGATTACCAGCAAATAATCTGGAGCTGGAAATTACAGAAGGGACCGTAATTAAACAACCAGAAAAAGCCATAAAAGTCATGCAGCAGCTGACCCGTATGGGGATTTCTCTCGCACTTGATGACTTTGGCACGGGGTACTCGTCCCTTTCTTATTTGAAACGCTTTCCTATTCATACCCTAAAAATCGATAAAGCCTTTGTCGATGATATAGATAAATCTGATCGCGATCTCAAAATGGTGGATTCGATTATTACGATCGCCCATAACATGGGGCTTTCTGTGGTGGGTGAAGGTGTTGAACAAGCAGCACAACTGAATATATTGCGAGCACTAAATTGTGAAGAAATACAAGGATTTATTTACAGTAAGGCGATATCAGAAAATGAATTTACAGAGTATTTAAAACAAGATAATACAATTTCCACTAATCAATGGGATGGCACTAATTAA